The following proteins come from a genomic window of Macrobrachium nipponense isolate FS-2020 chromosome 18, ASM1510439v2, whole genome shotgun sequence:
- the LOC135197231 gene encoding uncharacterized protein LOC135197231 isoform X2 encodes MERIWAFEVAKDEARRIVAESKWKAEMQGSGNIQDSDTLNFGASTSRDTGCVAAGKTSPIQDRLGHLPTVGDIGSRKNENKESPIAEETEDINPDDVQVIPHSQENIEVLTLDDEIEDAMNSYENNSDDIRIVGELGSDDVIFIQERQGEVTFLAQVNGRFIKMNRKRKLCVTVSNTLNTKRKKVVNVEDESGNVGDENEQLTNFMGRTDSILASNVTESINMTENKCDGSTSGKGISDDTNDLQINTIQEWSMREAKNKNVLRNENLECHNLSAESENVVPLNFSTENASVVEKIGHSGIQLWQEQIAADILSENESSDSVTYDIQEVPVSDDEPKYIDSSTQKMTQKEKEAHENVKVRDAEIVIERIVNDKQGIESLHSKENIIVLETFKGTCPKVKGDICVESESKVIMGEKEEEISAQENNPKEDCDLKGDFVDIQFSRTAGKKRKPEDSTGEVTCEIASSVNEEENKNIDMEMVKGASDPDDAPEIDVVEVKIIEKDDINAECEEDCNSVEVCEKGGAMFVNKKDDTYCGLKSQINDKQIAVKESNSCDVEVVDAVDKEVEIVQDSFMLQKNKETHERVCVQHRISKNVEQGVPNTRQKTGEHSGIRITRQSAISGNGKHSEKKETKRKLLYDSGVRTRSKRY; translated from the coding sequence GAAATATCCAGGATTCAGATACTTTAAATTTTGGGGCATCAACTAGCAGAGACACTGGATGTGTTGCTGCTGGCAAGACATCACCAATACAAGATCGACTTGGTCACTTACCAACTGTTGGTGATATAGGaagcagaaaaaatgaaaataaagaatcaCCCATAGCAGAGGAGACAGAAGACATTAATCCTGATGATGTTCAGGTTATTCCCCACTCTCAAGAAAATATTGAAGTATTGACTCTTGATGATGAAATTGAAGATGCTATGAACAGCTATGAAAATAACAGTGATGACATTAGGATTGTTGGTGAACTTGGTTCAGACGATGTCATTTTTATTCAGGAAAGGCAAGGTGAAGTTACTTTTCTTGCCCAAGTCAATGGTCGTTTTATTAAGATGAACAGGAAAAGAAAACTTTGTGTTACTGTATCTAATACactaaatacaaaaagaaaaaaagtagttaaTGTGGAAGATGAAAGTGGTAATGTGGGGGATGAAAATGAACAACTCACAAATTTTATGGGACGAACAGACAGTATACTTGCCAGTAATGTTACTGAGAGCATAAATATGACTGAAAATAAGTGTGATGGGTCTACAAGTGGAAAAGGTATATCTGATGATACTAATGATTTACAGATTAATACTATACAAGAATGGTCAATgagagaagcaaaaaataaaaatgtgcttAGAAATGAAAACTTGGAATGTCATAATTTGTCTGCAGAGTCAGAAAATGTGGTTCCATTAAACTTTAGCACTGAAAATGCTTCAGTTGTTGAAAAGATAGGCCACTCAGGCATACAATTGTGGCAAGAACAAATAGCAGCTGatattttatcagaaaatgaAAGTTCTGATTCTGTAACCTATGACATTCAAGAAGTGCCTGTATCAGATGATGAGCCAAAATATATTGATAGCTCCACTCAAAAAATGACCCAGAAAGAAAAGGAGGCTCATGAAAATGTCAAGGTGAGAGATGCTGAAATTGTTATTGAAAGAATAGTTAATGATAAGCAAGGGATAGAATCTCTGCATAGCAAAGAGAATATTATTGTTTTGGAAACTTTCAAAGGTACATGCCCTAAGGTTAAGGGAGATATTTGTGTAGAGTCTGAAAGCAAAGTTATCatgggagagaaagaggaagaaatcaGTGCCCAGGAAAATAACCCAAAAGAGGATTGTGACCTGAAAGGAGATTTTGTAGATATTCAGTTTAGTCGAACTGCAGGTAAAAAGAGAAAACCTGAAGATAGTACAGGAGAGGTTACATGTGAAATAGCTTCCAGTGTCAAtgaggaagaaaacaaaaacattgataTGGAAATGGTAAAGGGAGCATCTGATCCAGATGATGCTCCAGAAATTGATGTAGTTGaagtgaaaataattgaaaaggatGACATCAATGCAGAGTGTGAAGAGGACTGCAACTCTGTGGAAGTGTGTGAAAAGGGGGGGGCCATGTTTGTAAATAAGAAAGATGATACATATTGTGGTTTAAAAAGTCAAATTAATGATAAACAAATAGCTGTGAAAGAAAGTAATTCTTGTGATGTTGAAGTGGTAGATGCAGTTGACAAAGAGGTAGAAATTGTGCAGGACAGTTTCATGTTACAGAAGAACAAGGAAACCCATGAGAGAGTGTGTGTGCAACATAGAATTTCCAAAAATGTTGAACAAGGTGTGCCTAATACAAGGCAAAAAACTGGTGAACATTCAGGCATCAGGATAACTAGACAGAGTGCAATTTCAGGTAATGGAAAACATtctgagaaaaaagaaacaaaaaggaaattgTTATATGATTCTGGTGTCCGTACTCGAAGTAAGAGATACTAA